A single genomic interval of Helicoverpa zea isolate HzStark_Cry1AcR chromosome 19, ilHelZeax1.1, whole genome shotgun sequence harbors:
- the LOC124639813 gene encoding aldo-keto reductase AKR2E4-like gives MLLLLFFFGINAVLAVVAQAPCIELNDGNKIPVLALGTGRGTAKETETLEDVRNAVLWAIEAGYRHIDTAAVYDDEEQVGQGIADAIAKGIVTREQIFVTTKLWNDKHARDQVVPALRESLKRLRLDYVDLYLIHFPVSTKSDGSPDNIDYLDTWKGMEEARQLGLTRSIGVSNFNLSQIDRLVANCQVRPVVNEFEVNPTLTQEPLVSHCHSLGIAVMSYSPFGFLVSRKRDDAPPPKYDDPTLGAMAAKYGKTPGQIVLRYLIERGLIPIPKSTNKKRLAENINIFDFQLTEDEVATISRFNKNTRVISIEAWKDYPNYPF, from the exons ATGTTACTCTTgctattttttttcggaattaat GCGGTCTTAGCAGTGGTAGCTCAGGCACCCTGCATAGAGCTGAATGATGGAAACAAAATACCTGTACTCGCTCTGGGTACGGGCAGAGGAACTGCTAAGGAG ACAGAAACTCTAGAAGACGTTCGCAACGCAGTCCTCTGGGCTATCGAAGCTGGGTACCGGCACATTGACACGGCTGCAGTCTATGATGACGAGGAGCAAGTCGGTCAGGGTATAGCTGACGCGATAGCTAAGGGTATTGTCACTAGGGAGCAGATATTTGTTACTACTAAG ttatgGAACGACAAACACGCCCGTGACCAAGTGGTGCCCGCGCTCCGCGAGTCTTTGAAGAGGCTAAGACTGGATTACGTAGACCTCTATCTCATACATTTCCCTGTTTCTACTAAG AGTGACGGATCCCCCGACAACATAGACTACCTAGACACATGGAAGGGAATGGAAGAGGCTCGTCAGCTCGGCCTCACGCGGTCCATCGGCGTGTCCAACTTTAACTTATCTCAGATCGACAGGCTGGTGGCAAACTGCCAAGTCAGGCCTGTTGTCAATGAGTTTGAG GTAAACCCAACCCTCACCCAAGAACCCTTAGTCTCCCACTGCCACTCCCTCGGCATAGCAGTAATGTCGTACAGTCCGTTCGGTTTCCTCGTCTCCCGCAAGCGAGATGACGCCCCCCCTCCGAAGTATGATGACCCGACCCTGGGCGCTATGGCTGCTAAGTACGGCAAGACTCCGGGACAAATCGTGCTGAGATATTTG ATCGAACGAGGTCTAATCCCAATCCCGAAGTCCACAAACAAGAAGCGTTTAGCTGAAAACATCAACATTTTCGACTTCCAACTAACGGAAGACGAAGTCGCTACCATCAGCAGGTTTAACAAGAACACCAGAGTTATCAGCATTGAAGCATGGAAGGACTATCCTAACTATCCGTTTTAG